The DNA sequence ccggtggagcgtagCTACGCGCTAGatggccgcgctcatacgctaccgcgagcgcttcatcggcatactcgcgctctgattggtcagtgttttccgttaatatctcctcaacgaagccttggacaacattttcgctaaggaaaaaattgtttcaaaatcacccccccgaaccacccctttcaaggtgttacaacatttttgggacaccctgtatataccccTGAAGGGgcgccacgataatcttgcccggggcgccaatattgctaaaaccggCCCTCCGTGGACGACCTTAGATATATGCATGCGTGGGCATTCTCATAAAAAAGCAACCGAACCAACCACATACAATCACACATGCGTATACATTGGTCCATTAAAATGCGATAACAGTAAAATTACTATGATTAATCAAACAGAAATCTACATACCAGTATTATCAGCAAATTATTACAAGACTACTTATACCACTCGATGCATTAATACTAAAATTCTAAACGTGACTCCAAAAACATCTGAGCACATAACCTAATTAACTTTTGGGGAAACATACGACTATCAACATTGCGCTAACCGAACATAATGAAGATGTGATCTCACCGACAAGGTAACATTTGTCAAATCTACGTAAtgtcataatattttatatctaaaagGACAGTGTAATGGAAAATCATTCAGTTCGTATAAATTATGCTCTAACACCTCGCGACACAGAACAACCGTTAATACATGATAGCCAAACTAAACAATACACAGACAACAGTAAAAAGCGCGAGGAAGTAATTGTATTAACGAGCGAAGCAAAAGGTGGGTTGTTTAATCCCAGAGCATTgctatttttaacattatggTACTTCTTCAGTGGGTGTACTCTGTTCTTGAACAAGTACATTCTGTCTTACATGGAAGGAGATCCTACTGTTTTAGGTAAATAAATAGTGCagtaatattcaattaaattatacttatataaattgttcatATGGTTAATCCtccattaaatttataattacgcTTTGCAAATGACTATTCGCCATACCAAGTAGACATTAATTTGTTCGAATAGGCGCCTGTCAAATGTTAATGACAGCTGTCTGCGgatttatacaaatgtattttccATGTGGAATGTACAAAGCAAGTCCTAGATTGATGAGACCATCAGGTTTTTATAAGCACATGATACTGGTAGGATGTACAAGATTTACAACGGTAGTACTAGGATTAGTATCGCTCAATTATGTAGCGGTGAGTTTCACGGAAACTATTAAAAGTAGCGCACCACTTTTTACCGTCCTCATTAGCAGATATTTATTAGGTAAGAGAcataactaatattttttgtatatctaAGTTATACACACTTTTGTACAGCGAGAAGCgttgtttaattgaaatagtgtttctaaaaataaatttaaaagtaattacaaatGTCCAAACTTTACTTTTAGGAGAACATACAGGgttatatgtaaatttatctTTGATTCCTGTAATGGGTGGTCTAGCTCTATGTTCAGTGAATGAAATCAGTTTTGATCTCAGAGGGTTTGTTGCTGCTATGGCCACAAATGTAACGGAATGTTTACAAAACGTTTATTCTAAAATGTTAATCAGTGgtgataattttaaatatacgtgagtattatatcaatatatatattgatataaattgtataaaattatactttataatacatctttcttaattatattactttcccttaaaagtaattataatatatacgtaATTACAGGCCAGCggagttacaattttataccAGTTTAGCTTCAATTGTGGTACAAATACCAGTGTCAATTTTATTAGTAGATTTACCAACACTTGAGCATTCCTtcagttttaaattattcatggCATTCCTCCTTAATGGAGtcttcttccattttcaaaGTATCACTGCATATGTACTTATGGATTATATCAGTCCAGTAACACACAGGTGTCCttccaaattatattataaagtaattatatattcGAGTATTCTGACTTAAGAACTAACCattaaaaatactatattttattacagtgTTGCTAATACAGCCAAGAGAGCATTTTTAATTTGGCTCTctgttttgttatttaacaatcCGGTAACTGGTTTATCGGCTTTGGGAACATCCTTGGTAATAGCGggagtattattatataatcgcGCACAAGAATATGATAGGTTAAACAAAGCGAAATTACGATATAATTCGAAAGTTAATTTACAgtaatataattctaaaatcaataagaatttatattcaataaaaataggTGTTTGCATCAAGCACATTGTCATTAaacttaaaacaaatttagtaataatttttataatgatatattttattcattatggTGACGAAATGTTTGCAGTCtcaattaaaatacgaaagtgaaaaatgtatcTTGCATTCTAGatgcattttataatatagCTTTAATTGAAGACATGACGGTACAAATGAACATGATCATAACAAGttgtattaaacattaaatataacatgggaaaaaaataaaggtaatgtaagtaatttttgagCAGTGCAACTCacatatgtacaaatttatttatgtataatctATAACTGacttttgttatatatatatagtatatcggcacatatattttaaaatattttctttcattatgttaagtaatttaataaattacaattgatttAGTAATAGTAGTTCATTcgttttcattcataaattagGTTAGGCTTGATATTAGCACAGCTAAACCTTTCCTTCTATACCATCCTATACATGtactgtttcttttcttatcgTGTAATAagcattattataattattattataactgtTTCTGATGCATAATTTACTTCAAAAACTTCAATATATGATTATCACAAacccttttttaattttagtttcaacTGTACGAGATTTTGctgaatataaattacataaatatatattatatatagatAATTAGGAAAATAAGTTTTTTCTTCAATAAGAAACTATTTTGGATCTAGTTCTTTCATGTGAAGTATCagtaaccctttgcactcacAATTGCAACAGCATAAGTCGTATTAGAGTGCGACgggttaatattattatgtaggaatgttaaaatttaaataataaattttttcaaaacgtcAAGTTAACCgtataaaaagtaacaattaCAATTGTACACTATTGATAACTCCTCGTAGAGCTTATAAAGTTCCAGTGATATTAATGCACTGTTCATTCGTATTATTCTCACTGATTAGTGTGTTTATTGACAAGCTTTAAGAGCTTGATCAAGATCAGCTAAAATATCTCGTTCTGTTTCGAGACCAACAGACAGCCGAATTAATTGATCATTAATGCCTAATGCTGCTCTGACTGTTTCAGGAACTGATGAGTGAGTCATAATGGATCTACacgaacaatttaaaaatagaatagatgtttttatatatattataacaaagtattatttacTTACGGCAATTCGGCAAGGGATTCATAGCCACCAAGTGATTCTGctaatgtaaacaattttagcGCCCTCAAAAACTTCCTACTATCGCCTTTaagataaaatgaaaccaTTCCACTATAACCTGATGTTTGTCTAAGACTAAGCTCATACTGTGGATGAGAAGGAAGATCTGTAATTGAATTCAAACCTTAATAAGAGAATGAAGTAGGTCTACCATGTGATAAActcaaaaaattttgttccaacTATTTAAATACTACTAAAAGTAATATGATATGacacataaatattataaaaaaagcagtattttttatacatacacgGGTGAATTACTTTCTCTACGTAAGGACTAGACTCCAAAAATTTGGCAACTGCTAATCCATTCTTCATATGCTGCTGCATTCTAAGCTCTAATGTTTTTAGACTACGGTTAACCATAGCACAGTCAAAAGGTGATGGTACAATACCTAAGGCTGaaataagttaaaaataaatattagctTTAAGCAAATACaacagaaaattgtataaattaccgttttgtaaaaatcgaagtcttttttcaatatcatCTCTATTTGTAATTGCTGCACCCATAATAACATCCGAATGTCCattcatatattttgttaGGGAATATACTACAATATCTGCACCTAATTCTAATGGTTTCTACAAACAAATACATCTATTGTAAGTTACTTAATTATACTATAACAAAGTATTACTCACCTGAAAGTAACATGTTAGAAAAGTATTGTCTATCACTGTGATAATTTCAGGAtctttttgtttgattaaaTCAGTTATTGCCTTGATATCAATTAACTTAAGTAGAGGGTTAGTAGGTGTCTCGAACCAAACCAtctaaaagtaaatataaacgtatatatatatttaattattaactttaGCTAATACACGGTTACTGAATTAtcgcaaattatattcaaGACTTTTTCATACCTTTGTATTTGGTTTTATAGCAGCTGCAACATTATTTAGATCTGTCATATCTACAAATGTTACTTCAATATTATGCAAggttaaacatttttgaaaatagcGGTTCGTCCCACCATAGACATCATCTCCAGATATGATATGTTCTCCTGCTTTTAATAACGAAGCAATTGTTGTTAGTGCACCTAAACCAGATGAAAAAACCATTCCATGTTTTCCATCATCTAAAGCAGCTAAGCATGTCTCCAGAACACATCTTGTAGGATTACCACTTCTCCCATATTCAAAACCCTagaatgttaaataataacaaataacataGATAATAGGAAAAATATAGTAGCATGTACAGTGATGAGCATAACTGTACCAATAACCACAGattttgtatactttatttcatatcgttattaaaattaaggtATACAAAACAAGAATTCAATATAACAGgacattttacattatttaatgtaatataaataactttATAAAGTTGTGGATGTGTTATTGTTCATTCGCttgtaataaagaatattctGTTGATTAGTTTTGCacgatatttttaacaattaattttctacttttaataactTACTAAGAGTATATAGTCTGTAGTCCTGTAACTTTTAAGACAACTTTAATTCATTAGGTATACTTTCTGAAAGATTCCAACAATAATCAggataaattttcttctataattCAGAGATGGATGATGGTGgtgttttgtaacattttgcACTTTCTGTTTTAATAATCCTCACAGATTCTCGATAAGATTGAGGTCAGGGATGTGTGCAGGCCACTCCAGTACAGAAAATGTTTGCTCTTTAAGTTTGGACACTTTTCACAGTATGTTTTGGATCTCGATTGTGTTGGAATATAATTGCTTCTTCaggaaatgtaatattttctattgtaTCCAGTAAATTCTTTTGTCAAATGTCTTTTTAGGTATACTGGTTTATTATTCCTTCTATTCTATGTAATTAGCTAATATCGAATGACATCATGGACTCCCAAAGCATAGTTGATCCATCTccatgttttattatttggtTGATGTGATTCTCCTTTTCAAATCCAATACCAAGAACGACTATCTGAActaatttcgtttatttttgt is a window from the Hylaeus volcanicus isolate JK05 chromosome 7, UHH_iyHylVolc1.0_haploid, whole genome shotgun sequence genome containing:
- the LOC128879820 gene encoding solute carrier family 35 member E2A-like isoform X2, whose product is MENHSVRINYALTPRDTEQPLIHDSQTKQYTDNSKKREEVIVLTSEAKGGLFNPRALLFLTLWYFFSGCTLFLNKYILSYMEGDPTVLGACQMLMTAVCGFIQMYFPCGMYKASPRLMRPSGFYKHMILVGCTRFTTVVLGLVSLNYVAVSFTETIKSSAPLFTVLISRYLLGEHTGLYVNLSLIPVMGGLALCSVNEISFDLRGFVAAMATNVTECLQNVYSKMLISGDNFKYTPAELQFYTSLASIVVQIPVSILLVDLPTLEHSFSFKLFMAFLLNGVFFHFQSITAYVLMDYISPVTHRCPSKLYYKCC
- the LOC128879820 gene encoding solute carrier family 35 member E2A-like isoform X1 — encoded protein: MENHSVRINYALTPRDTEQPLIHDSQTKQYTDNSKKREEVIVLTSEAKGGLFNPRALLFLTLWYFFSGCTLFLNKYILSYMEGDPTVLGACQMLMTAVCGFIQMYFPCGMYKASPRLMRPSGFYKHMILVGCTRFTTVVLGLVSLNYVAVSFTETIKSSAPLFTVLISRYLLGEHTGLYVNLSLIPVMGGLALCSVNEISFDLRGFVAAMATNVTECLQNVYSKMLISGDNFKYTPAELQFYTSLASIVVQIPVSILLVDLPTLEHSFSFKLFMAFLLNGVFFHFQSITAYVLMDYISPVTHSVANTAKRAFLIWLSVLLFNNPVTGLSALGTSLVIAGVLLYNRAQEYDRLNKAKLRYNSKVNLQ
- the LOC128879819 gene encoding putative cystathionine gamma-lyase 2 — its product is MSMDKGFSTRAIHAGQSPLQWTHCSVVPPIVMSTTFHQDGPGEHRGFEYGRSGNPTRCVLETCLAALDDGKHGMVFSSGLGALTTIASLLKAGEHIISGDDVYGGTNRYFQKCLTLHNIEVTFVDMTDLNNVAAAIKPNTKMVWFETPTNPLLKLIDIKAITDLIKQKDPEIITVIDNTFLTCYFQKPLELGADIVVYSLTKYMNGHSDVIMGAAITNRDDIEKRLRFLQNALGIVPSPFDCAMVNRSLKTLELRMQQHMKNGLAVAKFLESSPYVEKVIHPYLPSHPQYELSLRQTSGYSGMVSFYLKGDSRKFLRALKLFTLAESLGGYESLAELPSIMTHSSVPETVRAALGINDQLIRLSVGLETERDILADLDQALKACQ